One segment of Syngnathus scovelli strain Florida chromosome 6, RoL_Ssco_1.2, whole genome shotgun sequence DNA contains the following:
- the cttnbp2 gene encoding cortactin-binding protein 2: protein MASEGTSGEQPPPPVQQALTAAVLGSVDTKCNFNMDNLSKPELLTLLSIMEGELEARDLVIEALRAQRKEVFLQERYSRYSLTDPFLALQRDFDRSVPRGDKERRPLGSNPMSVLEAVMAHCRKMQERMSAQLAAAESRQKRLEMEKLQLQSLEQEHRKLTAQLKDEREKNKHIVMMLVRECKQLATRVVEESQRFDELQARLDEEGLASGRLREELSAERQRGQQMEAKMEKQLSELDTEREQLRARLGREEAESQNLRQQVEQLRTERGGAKDGAQPAAPACSPPKASVSVATDLISSQTASCQTDQPLPEVEGPKKTPLTIAAKPTTGPYAALSLPKSTARGIVHSGSAGPAQSENGSEAQAPPHGLPTGVSPRVQAARYKFQEQDQNGTASQSPPARDPSPNNRDNFAAKQQARHTVTQVLSRFTSPPAGGLRPSLPHSASEGGPFPSRLSHPIGLKSPTVARIDRGNPPPIPPKKPGLSQTPSPPHPPMKVVGDSGRSHGVGLKSATPQLPPKPTLDLVPALTASQVGAQPLRRSPGPDQFAESPPVVVTPSIPSINPLPSSLSISAPSNCSPRAPADSPLATASGWCPSVVSPLGSCGPAALDGGRPLLLLQAASQGNVTLLSMLLHHAHPITPDHAHLTTATDNQPTRHPPQDLHNLTAALFAAADHGHTECVKLLLSSGSPADVSDQNRFTPLHFAASHGHSSCVEALLAAGAAVDATADGGQTALFLASGAGRKHCVHILLSAGADRSRMATDGCTCLHAAVRSGHVDTLRLLLCHPGDPAASPRPDGAAALPAALLNHANADGWTAAHMAAALGLKECLEVLCSHREQDIERKDKCSRTIHDVATDDCKDLLENLNQYRVLVLLQCSPTSMDDDDDVEEQAGELQSVLCRLSVERSMRWSQLSASIGHALTTHLHMLCGEDAQRPPLGLTPASITSVLIGGSEWRPDQELSVSPWDLVRKPLSQVITVRLKGLSESCLDELALESLFPLPVLLNYVRLAEQYGSVIFHGLEDSCQDYIAALLARCIKSKQEAGGQACEVVKVEVQPSLTKEQLLDILVSRGFLLPASARDHGVCLVLLLQGLEKAASLPALLGDLCHSLDNRTSSVPLVLNAGPHHFCQHSFLIGSLSKPRLQGSELRLQQHFRWLRLRWDQEPLHGLLARRLRRKLLHQTGSVVWSSDGVMEKAVLWVAQVWQQLNACLAHLGTHEALMGPRHFLACPVHTNDAHAIVRWLSRLWSSVVVPRVETAIISRLTARRSSSSPSSLPSNIVLSDGQQAVLKAALSILVNKAVLRGCPLPRHEVAFRGGAIPLTAINSLKGSGGARKCRDKLRRSNTSPRKRASPASGWAGGSFRHGSVSSTDVSCPTNGKIHREASGLSLFSDDETDLIQELQSLCSSKSEPDIRQTWASKEDDTLLFAPAGAPPSTPEQKVAQNQSAQSSLLTHAVVQSSQCRSSPRIKSHLPVPSRGQQQSPRIAAGNNNNSSSKANGSSNVKKSSQEHI from the exons GCTCAAAGGAAAGAAGTGTTCCTGCAAGAACGCTACAGCCGCTACAGCCTCACCGACCCCTTCCTGGCGCTGCAGCGGGACTTTGACCGCAGCGTCCCGCGAGGCGACAAGGAGCGGCGGCCGCTGGGCTCCAACCCCATGTCCGTCCTGGAGGCCGTCATGGCGCACTGTAGGAAGATGCAGGAGCGCATGTCTGCGCAGTTGGCCGCTGCCGAGAGCCGCCAGAAGAGG CTGGAGATGGAGAAGCTACAGCTGCAGAGCCTGGAGCAGGAACATCGCAAGCTGACGGCGCAGCTGAAGGACGAGCGCGAGAAGAACAAGCACATCGTCATGATGCTGGTGCGCGAGTGCAAGCAACTGGCCACACGCGTGGTGGAGGAGTCGCAGCGCTTCGACGAGCTCCAGGCCCGACTGGATGAGGAGGGCCTGGCCTCCGGGCGCCTGCGAGAGGAGCTGAGCGCCGAGCGGCAGCGCGGCCAGCAGATGGAAGCCAAGATGGAGAAGCAGCTGTCTGAGTTGGACACTGAGCGTGAGCAGCTGCGGGCCAGGCTGGGCCGCGAGGAGGCAGAGAGCCAGAACCTACGGCAGCAGGTGGAGCAGCTCAGAACTGAACGCGGGGGTGCCAAGGACGGGGCCCAACCTGCCGCCCCCGCCTGCTCGCCGCCTAAAGCTTCAGTTTCCGTGGCCACGGATCTCATCAGCTCTCAAACAGCTTCCTGCCAAACGGACCAGCCCCTCCCTGAGGTGGAGGGTCCCAAGAAGACTCCCCTTACCATAGCCGCCAAACCAACCACGGGCCCTTACGCCGCTCTCAGCCTGCCAAAAAGCACCGCTCGGGGAATCGTCCACAGTGGCTCGGCAGGCCCGGCGCAGAGCGAGAACGGCTCTGAGGCCCAAGCTCCCCCCCACGGCCTACCCACTGGGGTCAGCCCCCGCGTCCAGGCGGCCCGCTACAAGTTCCAGGAACAGGACCAAAatggcacggcctcccagagtcCCCCGGCCCGGGACCCTTCCCCCAACAACCGGGACAACTTTGCTGCCAAGCAACAAGCGCGCCACACGGTCACCCAGGTCCTGTCGCGCTTCACCAGCCCTCCAGCAGGGGGGCTGCGACCCAGCCTGCCGCACTCGGCCTCGGAAGGAGGGCCCTTCCCCAGCCGTCTCAGCCACCCCATTGGCCTTAAGTCCCCCACCGTGGCCAGAATCGACCGGGGAAACCCTCCTCCCATCCCTCCCAAAAAACCCGGGCTCTCCCAGACCCCTTCGCCCCCTCATCCGCCCATGAAAGTAGTGGGGGACAGCGGACGCTCTCATGGGGTGGGGCTCAAATCAGCTACACCCCAGCTGCCGCCCAAACCCACCCTGGACCTGGTACCAGCCCTGACGGCCTCTCAGGTGGGTGCACAGCCCCTCCGTCGCTCCCCGGGGCCCGACCAGTTTGCAGAAAGCCCCCCTGTCGTCGTCACCCCTTCCATCCCCTCCATCAACCCCCTTCCCTCCTCCCTCTCCATTAGTGCTCCATCCAACTGTAGTCCCCGTGCCCCCGCAGACAGCCCCCTGGCAACAGCATCAG GCTGGTGTCCCTCCGTAGTCTCCCCTCTCGGCAGCTGTGGGCCCGCTGCCCTGGACGGCGGGCGGCCGCTGCTCCTCCTCCAAGCTGCTTCCCAGGGAAATGTCACTTTATTGTCAATGCTGCTTCACCACGCCCACCCGATCACGCCCGACCACGCCCACCTCACCACTGCCACGGACAACCAGCCTACCCGCCACCCACCACAAGACCTCCACAACTTGACTGCTGCCTTGTTTGCTGCTGCTGACCACGGACACACAG AGTGCGTGAAGCTGCTGCTGTCTTCCGGCTCACCCGCTGATGTGTCCGACCAAAACCGATTTACACCTTTGCACTTTGCTGCCTCCCACGGCCACAGTAG CTGTGTGGAGGCTCTGCTGGCTGCGGGCGCCGCTGTGGACGCGACCGCCGACGGTGGCCAGACCGCCCTCTTCCTGGCCAGCGGGGCGGGCAGGAAACACTGTGTCCACATCCTGCTGAGCGCCGGCGCAGATCGCTCCCGAATGGCCACG GACGGCTGCACGTGTCTGCACGCGGCGGTGCGATCAGGTCACGTGGACACGCTGCGTCTGCTCCTCTGTCACCCCGGAGACCCCGCTGCGAGCCCCCGACCCGATGGAGCCGCTGCTCTGCCCGCTGCCCTGCTGAACCACGCCAacgcggacggatggacggctgCTCACATGGCGGCCGCTCTCGGCCTAAAG GAGTGTCTGGAGGTTCTGTGTAGCCACCGTGAGCAGGACATCGAGAGGAAAGATAAATGTAGTCGCACCATCCATGACGTTGCCACAGATGACTGCAAAGATCTCCTTGAAAATCTCA ATCAGTACCGCGTCCTGGTGCTTCTCCAGTGTTCACCTACTTccatggatgatgatgatgatgttgaggAACAGGCGGGTGAGCTTCAGTCAGTGCTGTGCAGACTGTCAGTGGAGCGCTCCATGCGCTGGTCTCAGCTGAGTGCCTCCATTGGCCACGCCCTCACCACACATTTGCATATGCTGTGTGGCGAGGACGCACAGCGCCCCCCGCTGGGCCTCACACCCGCCAGCATCACCTCTGTCCTAATTG GAGGAAGTGAGTGGAGGCCTGATCAGGAACTTTCTGTCTCACCTTGGGATCTCGTGCGAAAACCTCTTAGCCAGGTCATCACCGTCCGACTGAAAG GTCTTTCTGAGTCGTGTCTTGATGAGTTGGCTCTGGAGTCTCTCTTTCCACTGCCTGTGCTGCTCAACTACGTTCGCTTG GCGGAGCAATACGGCAGTGTCATCTTTCACGGCCTGGAGGACAGCTGTCAGGATTACATCGCCGCTCTGCTGGCTCGCTGCATCAAG TCTAAGCAGGAGGCGGGTGGTCAGGCGTGTGAGGTAGTAAAGGTAGAGGTGCAGCCAAGTCTGACTAAGGAGCAACTGCTGGACATCCTCGTCTCCCGCG GCTTCCTGCTGCCGGCGTCGGCGCGCGATCACGGCGTCTgcttggtgctgctgctgcagggtCTGGAGAAGGCGGCATCCCTGCCGGCTCTGCTCGGAGATCTGTGCCACAGCTTGGACAACAGGACGTCCAGTGTCCCCTTGGTGCTTAATGCTG GTCCACATCACTTCTGCCAGCACAGCTTCCTGATTGGGTCCCTGTCAAAGCCCCGCCTCCAAGGCTCAGAGCTCCGCCTGCAGCAGCACTTCCGCTGGCTGCGCCTGCGCTGGGACCAGGAGCCTCTGCACGGCCTGCTGGCCAGACGCCTGCGCAGGAAGCTGCTGCACCAG ACAGGAAGTGTGGTGTGGTCCAGTGACGgtgtcatggagaaggccgtgcTGTGGGTGGCTCAAGTCTGGCAACAGCTCAATGCCTGCTTGGCACATCTAGGAACCCATGAGGCTTTGATGGGACCCAGACACTTCCTGGCCTGCCCCGTCCACACCAACGACGCGCACGCCATTGTCAG GTGGTTGTCTAGGCTGTGGAGCTCGGTGGTGGTTCCTCGCGTAGAGACGGCGATCATCTCCCGGTTAACGGCCAGGCGATCCTCCTCATCCCCCTCTTCGTTGCCCAGCAACATCGTTCTGAGCGACGGCCAGCAGGCGGTGCTGAAGGCCGCCCTCAGCATCCTGGTCAACAAGGCCGTCCTGCGGGGATGCCCCCTCCCTCGCCACG AGGTTGCATTCAGGGGCGGAGCCATCCCTCTGACCGCCATCAACTCCTTGAAAGGAAGTGGCGGCGCCAGGAAGTGTCGAGACAAGCTGCGACGATCCAATACCAGCCCTCGGAAGAGAGCAAGCCCCGCCTCCGGCTGGGCCGGCGGCTCCTTTAGACACG GCTCGGTATCCTCCACTGATGTTAGCTGCCCCACAAATGGCAAAATCCACAG GGAGGCGTCCGGTTTGTCTTTGTTCTCGGACGATGAGACTGACCTGATCCAAGAACTGCAGTCGTTGTGCTCCAGTAAATCAGAACCGGACATCAGACAG acGTGGGCATCCAAAGAGGATGATACCCTCCTGTTTGCCCCCGCCGGAGCTCCGCCCTCTACACCAGAGCAGAAAGTAGCCCAAAACCAGTCAGCTCAGTCG TCGCTGCTCACGCATGCGGTTGTCCAGAGCAGTCAATGCCGCTCGAGCCCTCGAATCAAATCCCATCTGCCCGTGCCCAGCAGGGGGCAGCAGCAGTCGCCTCGCATCGCCGCGGGcaataacaacaacagcagcagcaaagcaAACGGTAGCAGCAATGTCAAGAAATCATCACAGGAGCACATCTGA